A single Thunnus thynnus chromosome 6, fThuThy2.1, whole genome shotgun sequence DNA region contains:
- the LOC137185186 gene encoding G-protein coupled receptor 37-like 1, with translation MAPSVGLWLFLYLPLLFSDAKSVGQHNSLDKPSSHIKLEPLWTAKQPRNRDTPDQSLPLPEMLDLDLDQHRRLARGADEDEQQSTFSQSFENDTVTTPQATMFDNSTTVAAGVDGDDENDDINHHGNTSSSDHDTPRLFNPFYPLAEGSYSAYAILFLAGLVLAVGVVGNMAVMCIVWNNYYMRSAWNYLLASMAFWDFLVLVLCLPVVVLNQLSHRRILGDITCRMVPYMEVVSLGITSFTLCALGIDRFHAATSSSQPKARRVERCRSVLLKLLLVWLTALLLSSPEIFLWQLSQAVSPSTGRLVDSCTITPSSPLSLYLPDSLHSLLLRYHQGRMWWCFGCYFCLPILFTILCQLATRNVSSDHSSTQKQRNHDDRSNQKRQQHQAVERQLNCTLLALAVMYGVCALPEHVCNITLAYTHITVSEDTAAMLALLHHFLLFFKSSVTPVLLLCLCKALGQAFMDCCCCCCQECQPTTTQGSPGSAQVKLKAANESSIFFDKAKDTSAILSISS, from the exons ATGGCTCCGTCTGTTGGCTTGTGGCTGTTTCTGTACCTGCCGCTGCTGTTTTCAGACGCTAAAAGTGTTGGGCAGCACAACAGCCTTGATAAACCTTCCTCTCATATCAAACTGGAGCCCCTTTGGACTGCCAAGCAGCCCAGAAACCGGGACACCCCCGATCAGAGCCTCCCCCTCCCTGAGATGCTGGATCTGGACCTGGACCAGCACCGCCGCCTGGCCCGAGGCGCCGACGAGGACGAGCAACAGTCCACCTTCAGCCAATCCTTTGAGAATGACACTGTGACGACACCACAAGCCACCATGTTCGACAACTCGACAACAGTAGCAGCAGGTGTTGACGGTGATGATGAGAATGATGACATCAATCACCACGGAAACACCTCCAGCAGCGACCACGACACCCCAAGACTCTTCAACCCGTTCTACCCGCTGGCAGAGGGCTCGTACTCGGCCTACGCCATCCTGTTTCTGGCCGGCCTGGTGCTGGCGGTAGGCGTGGTGGGAAACATGGCGGTCATGTGTATCGTCTGGAACAACTACTACATGAGGTCCGCCTGGAACTACCTGCTGGCCAGCATGGCATTCTGGGATTTCCTGGTCCTGGTGCTCTGCCTGCCAGTGGTGGTCCTCAATCAGCTCTCCCATAGGAGGATCCTGGGTGACATCACCTGCCGCATGGTGCCTTATATGGAG GTCGTCTCTCTGGGCATCACCTCCTTCACTCTGTGCGCTCTGGGCATCGATCGTTTCCACGCCGCCACCAGCTCTTCGCAGCCGAAGGCGCGGCGGGTGGAGCGCTGCCGCTCGGTGctgctgaagctgctgctggtgtgGCTCACCGCTCTGCTGCTGTCCAGCCCCGAGATCTTCCTGTGGCAGCTCAGCCAGGCCGTGTCCCCCTCCACCGGCCGGCTGGTCGACTCCTGCACCATCACCCCCTCCTCTCCGCTGTCCCTCTACCTGCCTGACTCCCTCCACTCTCTGCTGCTCAGGTATCACCAG GGTCGTATGTGGTGGTGTTTCGGCTGCTACTTCTGCCTTCCAATCCTCTTCACCATCCTCTGCCAACTGGCCACTCGCAACGTCAGCAGCGACCACAGCTCTACTCAAAAGCAGCGTAACCATGACGACCGCTCCAATCAGAAGCGGCAGCAGCACCAGGCGGTGGAGCGGCAGCTGAACTGCACGCTGTTGGCGTTAGCCGTGATGTACGGCGTCTGTGCTCTGCCTGAACACGTCTGCAACATCACGCTGGCCTACACGCACATCACTGTCTCTGAAGACACGGCGGCCATGCTGGCTCTgttacatcacttcctgttgttCTTCAAATCATCGGTGACGCCGGTACTGCTGCTGTGTCTCTGTAAG gcTCTCGGTCAGGCCTTCatggactgctgctgctgctgctgtcaggagTGTCAGCCAACCACGACTCAAGGCTCGCCAGGCTCCGCCCAGGTCAAACTGAAGGCAGCCAATGAGTCATCCATCTTCTTCGACAAGGCTAAAGACACGTCGGCCATCTTGTCCATCTCCAGCTAG